In a genomic window of Phragmites australis chromosome 14, lpPhrAust1.1, whole genome shotgun sequence:
- the LOC133891590 gene encoding probable mixed-linked glucan synthase 3, which yields MSSLVPGAGGAAREDDAGLNEPLLANGDRGFHTGGALAAVVVANAHGSGGAKEKGAVKVSKDRYWEDVHQPDAVAAADLESGGGRPLLFSNKKVKATLLYPYRTLVLIRLVAVILFIAWRIKNNNSDVMWFWVTSVVGDVWFAFSWLLYQLPKFSPIKRTPDLATLRQHYDLPDGGSILPGIDVFVTTADPVNEPVLYTMNCVLSILAADYPVDRYTCYLSDDSGALILYEALVEAASFASMWVPFCRKHSIEPRAPESYFQMEGMIYNGRSPGEFMNDYRHVQREYEELKVRLETLPSTIQERSDVCNSMKAKEGGAKATWMANGTQWPGTWIEPTENHRKGHHAGIVKIVQNHPSRCKPQQGFQGSNANPDPVNFGGVDARLPMLVYVSREKSPCSEHNKKAGNLNAQLRISGLLSNAPFVINFDCDHYVNNSQALRAAMCLMLDSREGGSTGFVQFPQRFENVDPTDRYGNHNRVFFDGAMYALNGLQGPTYLGTGCMFRRLALYGLDPPRWRPEDITVDSNKFGNSIQFLNSVLVALKQERRITPPELDEPFLAEMAMVVSSSYDQGTDWGSGVGYIYNIATEDIVTGYRIHGQGWRSMYCTMERDAFHGTAPINLTERLYQIVRWSGGSLEVFFSPYNPLFSGRRLHLMQRAAYLNFTIYPITSIFIILYAFCPVMWLIPEEILIQRPFTRYVVYLIVVIALIHAIGIFEIRWAGVTWMDWWRNEQFFMIASMSAYPTALLHMVVKPLTGKGIQFRVTSKQAAAADVDDKFAEMYEMRWVPMLIPPAVVLFSNIMAIGVAMGKAVVYNGVWSVVQKRHAALGLLFNVWIMMLLYPFGLAVIGRWSKKSGILFVLFLVAFVVIGLVYIGVHAFLVNFLPFMVI from the exons ATGTCTTCGCTGGtgcccggcgccggcggcgctgCGCGCGAGGACGATGCCGGCCTCAACGAGCCGCTGCTCGCGAACGGCGACCGCGGCTTTCACACTGGCGGAGCGCTGGCCGCGGTGGTCGTGGCCAATGCGCACGGCAGCGGCGGGGCCAAGGAGAAGGGTGCCGTGAAGGTGAGCAAGGACAGGTACTGGGAGGACGTCCACCAGCCGGACGCCGTGGCGGCGGCAGACCTGgagagcggcggcgggcggccgcTGCTGTTCTCGAACAAGAAGGTCAAGGCGACCCTCCTGTACCCCTACAG GACGCTGGTTCTGATACGCCTCGTCGCCGTGATCTTATTCATCGCATGGCGCATCAAGAACAACAACTCCGACGTCATGTGGTTCTGGGTGACCTCCGTCGTCGGCGACGTCTGGTTCGCCTTCTCGTGGCTGCTCTACCAGCTCCCAAAGTTCAGCCCCATCAAACGGACCCCCGACCTCGCCACTCTCCGGCAGCACTACGACCTCCCCGACGGTGGCTCCATCCTCCCGGGCATCGACGTCTTCGTTACCACCGCCGACCCCGTCAACGAGCCGGTGTTGTACACCATGAACTGTGTCCTCTCCATCCTCGCCGCCGACTACCCCGTCGACAGGTACACTTGCTACCTGTCCGACGACAGTGGCGCACTGATCCTCTACGAGGCGCTGGTCGAGGCTGCAAGCTTTGCCTCCATGTGGGTGCCCTTCTGCCGGAAGCACTCCATTGAGCCGAGAGCGCCGGAGAGCTATTTCCAGATGGAGGGGATGATCTACAACGGAAGATCACCGGGGGAGTTCATGAATGATTATAGGCATGTGCAGAGGGAGTATGAGGAGTTGAAGGTGAGGTTGGAGACGCTCCCTAGCACTATTCAGGAGAGGTCAGATGTGTGCAACAGCATGAAAGCAAAGGAAGGGGGTGCAAAAGCAACTTGGATGGCTAATGGGACACAATGGCCAGGCACATGGATTGAACCAACAGAAAACCATAGGAAAGGACACCACGCTGGAATTGTTAAG ATTGTGCAGAACCATCCGAGTCGTTGTAAGCCTCAACAGGGCTTCCAAGGTAGCAATGCCAACCCAGACCCAGTCAACTTTGGTGGCGTCGATGCGCGCCTCCCGATGCTAGTCTACGTGTCTCGTGAAAAGAGCCCATGCAGCGAACACAACAAGAAGGCGGGTAACTTGAACGCCCAGCTGCGCATCTCCGGCCTGCTCTCCAACGCGCCCTTCGTCATCAACTTCGACTGCGACCACTACGTCAACAACTCGCAGGCCCTGCGTGCAGCGATGTGCTTGATGCTTGACTCGAGGGAAGGCGGCAGCACTGGCTTCGTCCAGTTCCCGCAACGGTTCGAGAACGTCGACCCCACGGACCGGTATGGCAACCACAACAGGGTCTTCTTCGACGGCGCCATGTACGCCCTCAATGGACTCCAAGGGCCTACCTACCTCGGCACTGGTTGCATGTTCCGCCGGCTCGCGCTCTACGGCCTCGACCCGCCTCGCTGGAGACCTGAAGACATCACGGTCGACAGTAACAAGTTCGGTAACTCCATacagttcttgaactcggtctTGGTGGCTTTGAAACAAGAACGCCGCATCACACCACCAGAGCTAGACGAGCCGTTTCTCGCTGAGATGGCGATGGTCGTGTCATCTTCGTATGATCAAGGGACAGACTGGGGCAGTGGCGTTGGGTACATATACAACATAGCCACCGAGGACATAGTGACCGGCTACCGCATCCACGGGCAAGGGTGGCGCTCCATGTATTGCACCATGGAACGAGACGCGTTCCATGGCACTGCACCGATCAACCTGACGGAGCGCCTCTACCAGATTGTTCGTTGGTCTGGTGGATCCCTAGAGGTGTTCTTCTCACCTTACAACCCATTGTTCTCTGGCCGCCGGCTCCACCTAATGCAGCGGGCCGCATACCTCAATTTCACCATCTACCCGATCACGTCGATCTTTATCATACTCTATGCCTTCTGCCCAGTGATGTGGCTAATCCCGGAGGAAATACTCATCCAGAGGCCGTTCACCAGATACGTCGTGTACCTCATCGTAGTCATCGCACTGATTCACGCCATTGGCATCTTCGAGATAAGGTGGGCGGGGGTCACATGGATGGACTGGTGGCGCAACGAGCAGTTCTTCATGATCGCCTCGATGAGCGCGTACCCGACGGCGCTGCTGCACATGGTGGTGAAGCCTCTCACGGGGAAGGGCATCCAATTCAGGGTCACTTCGAAGCAGGCTGCAGCGGCCGACGTCGACGATAAGTTCGCTGAGATGTACGAGATGCGGTGGGTGCCCATGCTGATCCCGCCGGCGGTGGTGCTGTTCTCCAACATCATGGCTATCGGCGTGGCCATGGGCAAAGCGGTCGTGTACAAC